One Homo sapiens chromosome 3, GRCh38.p14 Primary Assembly genomic window carries:
- the USP19 gene encoding ubiquitin carboxyl-terminal hydrolase 19 isoform 1 (isoform 1 is encoded by transcript variant 1), translating into MSGGASATGPRRGPPGLEDTTSKKKQKDRANQESKDGDPRKETGSRYVAQAGLEPLASGDPSASASHAAGITGSRHRTRLFFPSSSGSASTPQEEQTKEGACEDPHDLLATPTPELLLDWRQSAEEVIVKLRVGVGPLQLEDVDAAFTDTDCVVRFAGGQQWGGVFYAEIKSSCAKVQTRKGSLLHLTLPKKVPMLTWPSLLKKPLGTQELVPGLRCQENGQELSPIALEPGPEPHRAKQEARNQKRAQGRGEVGAGAGPGAQAGPSAKRAVHLCRGPEGDGSRDDPGPRGDAPPFVADPATQVEADEQLCIPPLNSQTCLLGSEENLAPLAGEKAVPPGNDPVSPAMVRSRNPGKDDCAKEEMAVAADAATLVDEPESMVNLAFVKNDSYEKGPDSVVVHVYVKEICRDTSRVLFREQDFTLIFQTRDGNFLRLHPGCGPHTTFRWQVKLRNLIEPEQCTFCFTASRIDICLRKRQSQRWGGLEAPAARVGGAKVAVPTGPTPLDSTPPGGAPHPLTGQEEARAVEKDKSKARSEDTGLDSVATRTPMEHVTPKPETHLASPKPTCMVPPMPHSPVSGDSVEEEEEEEKKVCLPGFTGLVNLGNTCFMNSVIQSLSNTRELRDFFHDRSFEAEINYNNPLGTGGRLAIGFAVLLRALWKGTHHAFQPSKLKAIVASKASQFTGYAQHDAQEFMAFLLDGLHEDLNRIQNKPYTETVDSDGRPDEVVAEEAWQRHKMRNDSFIVDLFQGQYKSKLVCPVCAKVSITFDPFLYLPVPLPQKQKVLPVFYFAREPHSKPIKFLVSVSKENSTASEVLDSLSQSVHVKPENLRLAEVIKNRFHRVFLPSHSLDTVSPSDTLLCFELLSSELAKERVVVLEVQQRPQVPSVPISKCAACQRKQQSEDEKLKRCTRCYRVGYCNQLCQKTHWPDHKGLCRPENIGYPFLVSVPASRLTYARLAQLLEGYARYSVSVFQPPFQPGRMALESQSPGCTTLLSTGSLEAGDSERDPIQPPELQLVTPMAEGDTGLPRVWAAPDRGPVPSTSGISSEMLASGPIEVGSLPAGERVSRPEAAVPGYQHPSEAMNAHTPQFFIYKIDSSNREQRLEDKGDTPLELGDDCSLALVWRNNERLQEFVLVASKELECAEDPGSAGEAARAGHFTLDQCLNLFTRPEVLAPEEAWYCPQCKQHREASKQLLLWRLPNVLIVQLKRFSFRSFIWRDKINDLVEFPVRNLDLSKFCIGQKEEQLPSYDLYAVINHYGGMIGGHYTACARLPNDRSSQRSDVGWRLFDDSTVTTVDESQVVTRYAYVLFYRRRNSPVERPPRAGHSEHHPDLGPAAEAAASQASRIWQELEAEEEPVPEGSGPLGPWGPQDWVGPLPRGPTTPDEGCLRYFVLGTVAALVALVLNVFYPLVSQSRWR; encoded by the exons ATGTCTGGCGGGGCCAGTGCCACAGGCCCAAGGAGAGGGCCCCCAGGACTGGAGGACACCACTAGTAAGAAGAAGCAGAAGGATCGAGCAAACCAGGAGAGCAAGGATGGAGATCCTAGGAAAG agacagggtctcgatatgttgcccaggctggtcttgaacctctggcctcaggtgatccttctgcctcagcctcccatgcagctgggatcacaggctcaCGCCACCGTACCCGGCTGTTCTTTCCTTCATCGTCAGGGTCAGCATCCACTCCTCAAGAGGAGCAGACCAAAGAGG GAGCTTGTGAAGACCCTCATGATCTCTTGGCTACTCCCACTCCAGAGTTGTTGCTCGATTGGAGGCAGAGTGCAGAAGAGGTGATTGTCAAGCTTCGTGTGGGAGTAGGTCCCCTGCAGCTGGAGGATGTAGATGCTGCTTTCACAGATACAGACTGTGTGGTGCGGTTTGCAG GTGGTCAGCAGTGGGGTGGTGTCTTCTATGCTGAGATAAAAAGCTCTTGTGCTAAAGTGCAAACCCGCAAGGGCAGTCTCCTGCACCTGACACTGCCCAAAAAGGTGCCTATGCTCACGTGGCCCTCCCTCCTG AAGAAACCTCTAGGGACCCAGGAGCTGGTGCCGGGGCTGCGGTGCCAGGAGAATGGGCAGGAACTGTCTCCCATTGCCCTGGAGCCAGGCCCTGAGCCCCACCGGGCTAAGCAGGAGGCCCGGAACCAGAAGCGGGCCCAGGGCCGTGGTGAGGTAGGCGCAGGGGCTGGCCCCGGGGCCCAGGCAGGGCCCAGCGCCAAGAGGGCTGTGCATCTCTGCAGAGGGCCAGAGGGGGACGGGTCCAGGGATGACCCTGGACCCCGGGGTGATGCCCCACCCTTCGTGGCTGACCCAGCCACCCAG GTTGAGGCTGATGAACAGCTTTGCATACCACCGCTGAACTCCCAaacctgcctcctgggctcagaggaGAATTTAGCCCCTTTGGCAGGAGAGAAAGCAGTGCCTCCCGGGAATGACCCAGTCTCTCCAGCCATGGTCCGGAGCAGAAACCCTGGGAAAGATGACTGTGCCAAGGAGGAGATGGCAGTGGCAGCAGATGCTGCAACCTTGGTGGATG AGCCCGAGTCGATGGTGAACCTGGCGTTTGTCAAGAATGACTCGTATGAGAAGGGCCCGGATTCAGTGGTGGTGCACGTGTACGTGAAGGAGATCTGCAGGGACACCTCAAGAGTACTTTTCCGTGAGCAGGACTTCACGCTCATCTTCCAGACcag GGATGGAAACTTCCTGAGGCTGCACCCGGGCTGTGGGCCCCACACCACCTTCCGTTGGCAGGTGAAGCTCAG GAATCTGATTGAGCCAGAGCAGTGCACCTTCTGTTTCACGGCTTCTCGCATCGACATCTGCCTTCGTAAGAGGCAGAGTCAGCGCTGGGGGGGCCTGGAGGCCCCGGCTGCACGAG TGGGTGGTGCAAAGGTTGCCGTGCCGACAGGTCCAACCCCTCTGGATTCAACCCCACCAGGAGgtgctccccaccccctgacaggccagGAGGAGGCCCGGGCTGTGGAGAAGGATAAATCCAAGGCACGATCTGAGGACACAGGGCTAGACAGTGTGGCAACCCGCACACCCATGGAGCATGTAACCCCAAAGCCAGAGACACACCTGGCCTCG CCCAAGCCTACATGCATGGTGCCTCCCATGCCCCACAGCCCAGTTAGTGGAGACAgcgtggaggaggaggaagaggaagagaagaaggtgTGTCTGCCAGGCTTCACTGGCCTTGTCAATTTAGGCAACACCTGCTTCATGAACAGCGTCATTCAGTCTCTGTCCAACACTCGGGAACTCCGGGACTTCTTCCATG ACCGCTCCTTTGAGGCTGAGATCAACTACAACAACCCACTAGGGACTGGTGGGCGTCTGGCCATTGGCTTTGCCGTGCTGCTTCGGGCGCTGTGGAAGGGCACCCACCATGCCTTCCAGCCTTCCAAGTTGAAG GCCATTGTGGCGAGTAAGGCCAGCCAGTTCACAGGCTATGCACAGCATGATGCCCAGGAGTTCATGGCTTTCCTGCTGGATGGGCTGCACGAGGACCTGAATCGCATTCAGAACAAGCCCTACACAGAGACCGTGGATTCAGATGGGCGGCCCGATGAG GTGGTAGCTGAGGAAGCATGGCAGCGGCACAAGATGAGGAATGACTCTTTCATCGTGGACCTATTTCAGGGGCAGTACAAGTCGAAGCTGGTGTGCCCTGTGTGTGCCAAG GTCTCCATCACTTTTGACCCGTTTCTTTATCTGCCGGTGCCCTTGCCACAAAAGCAAAAGGTTCTCCCTGTCTTTTATTTTGCCCGAGAGCCCCACAGCAAGCCCATCAAG TTCCTGGTGAGCGTCAGCAAGGAGAACTCCACTGCGAGCGAAGTATTGGACTCCCTCTCTCAGAGTGTTCATGTGAAGCCTGAGAACCTGCGTTTGGCGGAG GTAATTAAGAATCGTTTTCATCGTGTGTTCCTACCCTCCCACTCACTGGACACTGTGTCCCCATCTGATACGCTCCTCTGCTTTGAGCTGCTATCCTCAGAGTTGGCTAAGGAGCGGGTAGTGGTGCTAGAGGTGCAACAG CGCCCCCAGGTGCCCAGCGTCCCCATCTCCAAGTGTGCAGCCTGCCAGCGGAAGCAACAGTCGGAGGATGAAAAGCTGAAGCGCTGTACCCGGTGCTACCGTGTGGGCTACTGCAACCA GCTCTGCCAGAAAACCCACTGGCCTGACCACAAGGGCCTCTGCCGACCTGAGAACATTGGCTACCCCTTCCTGGTCAGTGTACCTGCCTCACGCCTCACTTATGCCCGCCTCGCTCAGTTGCTAGAGGGCTATGCCCG GTACTCTGTGAGTGTATTCCAGCCACCCTTTCAGCCAGGCCGCATGGCCTTGGAGTCTCAGAGCCCTGGCTGCACCACACTGCTCTCCACAGGTTCCCTGGAGGCTGGGGACAGCGAGAGAGACCCCATTCAGCCACCTGAGCTCCAGCTGGTGACCCCTATGGCTGAGGGGGACACAGGGCTTCCCCGGGTGTGGGCAGCCCCTGACCGGGGTCCTGTGCCCAGCACCAGTGGAATTTCTTCTGAGATGCTGGCCAGTGGGCCCATTGAGGTTGGCTCCTTGCCAGCTGGCGAGAGGGTGTCCCGACCCGAAG CTGCTGTGCCTGGGTACCAGCATCCAAGTGAAGCTATGAATGCCCACACACCCCagttcttcatctataaaattgatTCATCCAACCGAGAGCAGCGGCTAGAGGACAAAG GAGACACCCCACTGGAGCTGGGTGACGACTGTAGCCTGGCTCTCGTCTGGCGGAACAATGAGCGCTTGCAGGAGTTTGTGTTGGTAGCCTCCAAGGAGCTGGAATGTGCTGAGGATCCAGGCTCTGCCGGTGAGGCTGCCCGGGCCGGCCACTTCACCCTGGACCAGTGCCTCAACCTCTTCACACGGCCTGAGGTGCTGGCACCCGAGGAGGCCTG GTACTGCCCACAGTGCAAACAGCACCGTGAGGCCTCCAAGCAGCTGTTGCTATGGCGCCTGCCAAATGTTCTCATCGTGCAGCTCAAGCGCTTCTCCTTTCGTAGTTTTATCTGGCGTGACAAGATCAATGACTTGGTGGAGTTCCCTGTTAG GAACCTGGACCTGAGCAAGTTCTGCATTGGTCAGAAAGAGGAGCAGCTGCCCAGCTACGATCTATATGCTGTCATCAACCACTATGGAGGCATGATTGGTGGCCACTACACTGCCTGTGCACGCCTGCCCAATGATCGTAGCAGTCAGCGCAGTGACGTGG GCTGGCGCTTGTTTGATGACAGCACAGTGACAACGGTAGACGAGAGCCAGGTTGTGACGCGTTATGCCTATGTACTCTTCTACCGCCGGCGGAACTCTCCTGTGGAGAGGCCCCCCAGGGCAGGTCACTCTGAGCACCACCCAGACCTAGGCCCTGCAGCTGAGGCTGCTGCCAGCCAG GCTTCCCGGATTtggcaggagctggaggctgaggaggagccGGTGCCTGAGGGGTCTGGGCCCCTGGGTCCCTGGGGGCCCCAAGACTGGGTGGGCCCCCTACCACGTGGCCCTACCACACCAGATGAGGGCTGCCTCCGGTACTTTGTCCTGGGCACCGTGGCGGCTTTGGTGGCCCTCGTGCTCAACGTGTTCTATCCTCTGGTATCCCAGAGTCGCTGGAGATGA
- the USP19 gene encoding ubiquitin carboxyl-terminal hydrolase 19 isoform 23 (isoform 23 is encoded by transcript variant 23), which produces MSGGASATGPRRGPPGLEDTTSKKKQKDRANQESKDGDPRKETGSRYVAQAGLEPLASGDPSASASHAAGITGSRHRTRLFFPSSSGSASTPQEEQTKEELLLDWRQSAEEVIVKLRVGVGPLQLEDVDAAFTDTDCVVRFAGGQQWGGVFYAEIKSSCAKVQTRKGSLLHLTLPKKVPMLTWPSLLKKPLGTQELVPGLRCQENGQELSPIALEPGPEPHRAKQEARNQKRAQGRGEVGAGAGPGAQAGPSAKRAVHLCRGPEGDGSRDDPGPRGDAPPFVADPATQVEADEQLCIPPLNSQTCLLGSEENLAPLAGEKAVPPGNDPVSPAMVRSRNPGKDDCAKEEMAVAADAATLVDEPESMVNLAFVKNDSYEKGPDSVVVHVYVKEICRDTSRVLFREQDFTLIFQTRDGNFLRLHPGCGPHTTFRWQVKLRNLIEPEQCTFCFTASRIDICLRKRQSQRWGGLEAPAARVGGAKVAVPTGPTPLDSTPPGGAPHPLTGQEEARAVEKDKSKARSEDTGLDSVATRTPMEHVTPKPETHLASPKPTCMVPPMPHSPVSGDSVEEEEEEEKKVCLPGFTGLVNLGNTCFMNSVIQSLSNTRELRDFFHDRSFEAEINYNNPLGTGGRLAIGFAVLLRALWKGTHHAFQPSKLKAIVASKASQFTGYAQHDAQEFMAFLLDGLHEDLNRIQNKPYTETVDSDGRPDEVVAEEAWQRHKMRNDSFIVDLFQGQYKSKLVCPVCAKVSITFDPFLYLPVPLPQKQKVLPVFYFAREPHSKPIKFLVSVSKENSTASEVLDSLSQSVHVKPENLRLAEVIKNRFHRVFLPSHSLDTVSPSDTLLCFELLSSELAKERVVVLEVQQRPQVPSVPISKCAACQRKQQSEDEKLKRCTRCYRVGYCNQLCQKTHWPDHKGLCRPENIGYPFLVSVPASRLTYARLAQLLEGYARYSVSVFQPPFQPGRMALESQSPGCTTLLSTGSLEAGDSERDPIQPPELQLVTPMAEGDTGLPRVWAAPDRGPVPSTSGISSEMLASGPIEVGSLPAGERVSRPEAAVPGYQHPSEAMNAHTPQFFIYKIDSSNREQRLEDKGDTPLELGDDCSLALVWRNNERLQEFVLVASKELECAEDPGSAGEAARAGHFTLDQCLNLFTRPEVLAPEEAWYCPQCKQHREASKQLLLWRLPNVLIVQLKRFSFRSFIWRDKINDLVEFPVRNLDLSKFCIGQKEEQLPSYDLYAVINHYGGMIGGHYTACARLPNDRSSQRSDVGWRLFDDSTVTTVDESQVVTRYAYVLFYRRRNSPVERPPRAGHSEHHPDLGPAAEAAASQASRIWQELEAEEEPVPEGSGPLGPWGPQDWVGPLPRGPTTPDEGCLRYFVLGTVAALVALVLNVFYPLVSQSRWR; this is translated from the exons ATGTCTGGCGGGGCCAGTGCCACAGGCCCAAGGAGAGGGCCCCCAGGACTGGAGGACACCACTAGTAAGAAGAAGCAGAAGGATCGAGCAAACCAGGAGAGCAAGGATGGAGATCCTAGGAAAG agacagggtctcgatatgttgcccaggctggtcttgaacctctggcctcaggtgatccttctgcctcagcctcccatgcagctgggatcacaggctcaCGCCACCGTACCCGGCTGTTCTTTCCTTCATCGTCAGGGTCAGCATCCACTCCTCAAGAGGAGCAGACCAAAGAGG AGTTGTTGCTCGATTGGAGGCAGAGTGCAGAAGAGGTGATTGTCAAGCTTCGTGTGGGAGTAGGTCCCCTGCAGCTGGAGGATGTAGATGCTGCTTTCACAGATACAGACTGTGTGGTGCGGTTTGCAG GTGGTCAGCAGTGGGGTGGTGTCTTCTATGCTGAGATAAAAAGCTCTTGTGCTAAAGTGCAAACCCGCAAGGGCAGTCTCCTGCACCTGACACTGCCCAAAAAGGTGCCTATGCTCACGTGGCCCTCCCTCCTG AAGAAACCTCTAGGGACCCAGGAGCTGGTGCCGGGGCTGCGGTGCCAGGAGAATGGGCAGGAACTGTCTCCCATTGCCCTGGAGCCAGGCCCTGAGCCCCACCGGGCTAAGCAGGAGGCCCGGAACCAGAAGCGGGCCCAGGGCCGTGGTGAGGTAGGCGCAGGGGCTGGCCCCGGGGCCCAGGCAGGGCCCAGCGCCAAGAGGGCTGTGCATCTCTGCAGAGGGCCAGAGGGGGACGGGTCCAGGGATGACCCTGGACCCCGGGGTGATGCCCCACCCTTCGTGGCTGACCCAGCCACCCAG GTTGAGGCTGATGAACAGCTTTGCATACCACCGCTGAACTCCCAaacctgcctcctgggctcagaggaGAATTTAGCCCCTTTGGCAGGAGAGAAAGCAGTGCCTCCCGGGAATGACCCAGTCTCTCCAGCCATGGTCCGGAGCAGAAACCCTGGGAAAGATGACTGTGCCAAGGAGGAGATGGCAGTGGCAGCAGATGCTGCAACCTTGGTGGATG AGCCCGAGTCGATGGTGAACCTGGCGTTTGTCAAGAATGACTCGTATGAGAAGGGCCCGGATTCAGTGGTGGTGCACGTGTACGTGAAGGAGATCTGCAGGGACACCTCAAGAGTACTTTTCCGTGAGCAGGACTTCACGCTCATCTTCCAGACcag GGATGGAAACTTCCTGAGGCTGCACCCGGGCTGTGGGCCCCACACCACCTTCCGTTGGCAGGTGAAGCTCAG GAATCTGATTGAGCCAGAGCAGTGCACCTTCTGTTTCACGGCTTCTCGCATCGACATCTGCCTTCGTAAGAGGCAGAGTCAGCGCTGGGGGGGCCTGGAGGCCCCGGCTGCACGAG TGGGTGGTGCAAAGGTTGCCGTGCCGACAGGTCCAACCCCTCTGGATTCAACCCCACCAGGAGgtgctccccaccccctgacaggccagGAGGAGGCCCGGGCTGTGGAGAAGGATAAATCCAAGGCACGATCTGAGGACACAGGGCTAGACAGTGTGGCAACCCGCACACCCATGGAGCATGTAACCCCAAAGCCAGAGACACACCTGGCCTCG CCCAAGCCTACATGCATGGTGCCTCCCATGCCCCACAGCCCAGTTAGTGGAGACAgcgtggaggaggaggaagaggaagagaagaaggtgTGTCTGCCAGGCTTCACTGGCCTTGTCAATTTAGGCAACACCTGCTTCATGAACAGCGTCATTCAGTCTCTGTCCAACACTCGGGAACTCCGGGACTTCTTCCATG ACCGCTCCTTTGAGGCTGAGATCAACTACAACAACCCACTAGGGACTGGTGGGCGTCTGGCCATTGGCTTTGCCGTGCTGCTTCGGGCGCTGTGGAAGGGCACCCACCATGCCTTCCAGCCTTCCAAGTTGAAG GCCATTGTGGCGAGTAAGGCCAGCCAGTTCACAGGCTATGCACAGCATGATGCCCAGGAGTTCATGGCTTTCCTGCTGGATGGGCTGCACGAGGACCTGAATCGCATTCAGAACAAGCCCTACACAGAGACCGTGGATTCAGATGGGCGGCCCGATGAG GTGGTAGCTGAGGAAGCATGGCAGCGGCACAAGATGAGGAATGACTCTTTCATCGTGGACCTATTTCAGGGGCAGTACAAGTCGAAGCTGGTGTGCCCTGTGTGTGCCAAG GTCTCCATCACTTTTGACCCGTTTCTTTATCTGCCGGTGCCCTTGCCACAAAAGCAAAAGGTTCTCCCTGTCTTTTATTTTGCCCGAGAGCCCCACAGCAAGCCCATCAAG TTCCTGGTGAGCGTCAGCAAGGAGAACTCCACTGCGAGCGAAGTATTGGACTCCCTCTCTCAGAGTGTTCATGTGAAGCCTGAGAACCTGCGTTTGGCGGAG GTAATTAAGAATCGTTTTCATCGTGTGTTCCTACCCTCCCACTCACTGGACACTGTGTCCCCATCTGATACGCTCCTCTGCTTTGAGCTGCTATCCTCAGAGTTGGCTAAGGAGCGGGTAGTGGTGCTAGAGGTGCAACAG CGCCCCCAGGTGCCCAGCGTCCCCATCTCCAAGTGTGCAGCCTGCCAGCGGAAGCAACAGTCGGAGGATGAAAAGCTGAAGCGCTGTACCCGGTGCTACCGTGTGGGCTACTGCAACCA GCTCTGCCAGAAAACCCACTGGCCTGACCACAAGGGCCTCTGCCGACCTGAGAACATTGGCTACCCCTTCCTGGTCAGTGTACCTGCCTCACGCCTCACTTATGCCCGCCTCGCTCAGTTGCTAGAGGGCTATGCCCG GTACTCTGTGAGTGTATTCCAGCCACCCTTTCAGCCAGGCCGCATGGCCTTGGAGTCTCAGAGCCCTGGCTGCACCACACTGCTCTCCACAGGTTCCCTGGAGGCTGGGGACAGCGAGAGAGACCCCATTCAGCCACCTGAGCTCCAGCTGGTGACCCCTATGGCTGAGGGGGACACAGGGCTTCCCCGGGTGTGGGCAGCCCCTGACCGGGGTCCTGTGCCCAGCACCAGTGGAATTTCTTCTGAGATGCTGGCCAGTGGGCCCATTGAGGTTGGCTCCTTGCCAGCTGGCGAGAGGGTGTCCCGACCCGAAG CTGCTGTGCCTGGGTACCAGCATCCAAGTGAAGCTATGAATGCCCACACACCCCagttcttcatctataaaattgatTCATCCAACCGAGAGCAGCGGCTAGAGGACAAAG GAGACACCCCACTGGAGCTGGGTGACGACTGTAGCCTGGCTCTCGTCTGGCGGAACAATGAGCGCTTGCAGGAGTTTGTGTTGGTAGCCTCCAAGGAGCTGGAATGTGCTGAGGATCCAGGCTCTGCCGGTGAGGCTGCCCGGGCCGGCCACTTCACCCTGGACCAGTGCCTCAACCTCTTCACACGGCCTGAGGTGCTGGCACCCGAGGAGGCCTG GTACTGCCCACAGTGCAAACAGCACCGTGAGGCCTCCAAGCAGCTGTTGCTATGGCGCCTGCCAAATGTTCTCATCGTGCAGCTCAAGCGCTTCTCCTTTCGTAGTTTTATCTGGCGTGACAAGATCAATGACTTGGTGGAGTTCCCTGTTAG GAACCTGGACCTGAGCAAGTTCTGCATTGGTCAGAAAGAGGAGCAGCTGCCCAGCTACGATCTATATGCTGTCATCAACCACTATGGAGGCATGATTGGTGGCCACTACACTGCCTGTGCACGCCTGCCCAATGATCGTAGCAGTCAGCGCAGTGACGTGG GCTGGCGCTTGTTTGATGACAGCACAGTGACAACGGTAGACGAGAGCCAGGTTGTGACGCGTTATGCCTATGTACTCTTCTACCGCCGGCGGAACTCTCCTGTGGAGAGGCCCCCCAGGGCAGGTCACTCTGAGCACCACCCAGACCTAGGCCCTGCAGCTGAGGCTGCTGCCAGCCAG GCTTCCCGGATTtggcaggagctggaggctgaggaggagccGGTGCCTGAGGGGTCTGGGCCCCTGGGTCCCTGGGGGCCCCAAGACTGGGTGGGCCCCCTACCACGTGGCCCTACCACACCAGATGAGGGCTGCCTCCGGTACTTTGTCCTGGGCACCGTGGCGGCTTTGGTGGCCCTCGTGCTCAACGTGTTCTATCCTCTGGTATCCCAGAGTCGCTGGAGATGA